The Arachis ipaensis cultivar K30076 chromosome B07, Araip1.1, whole genome shotgun sequence genomic interval TATAGTTACCAGCAATAACTTTCTTGTATTATGATTACTAGCAATAACAAGTAAATCTAGTAGTATTTGTTTTATTCAAACAACATTATAACCTTACATAATCCATATTAGGTAAAAAATATAAGTTATTTATTAGGTAAACCTGATTGATGTACAAAGCTATAAGATAACACTAAAAATTAGAGTCTATCTCACAAAAAATTCAACTAAATTaggtatatattaaaattaactatcaaaattaattattaatataaaatatatattaaattataaatacacattaaaaataaattaaataatatattttttatatacaaatatattaataactagtcaccaaaaaaaaccaaaaaaagtcaccaaaaaaaaatattaataactgattttgatacataaataatatttttaaaaaattatattaacctAATTTAACTAGGTATTTATTCTGTTATAAAATCTAAACAAGCTTCACGTGGATAATTATAATTTGAATAGTAGTGATATACAATAGTGGATCTGTGATGAATTTATGAATATCTGAAAATATGTAACGTATTTATGAATTAACTAcaatcattaaaaaataaaaaaatattatttatgttcattaatttttaaattaaaattagtttcaCAATAAAATTGATTAACTTAAGATGGTAAATTACTAACAACTcctttaattttatgtttgattgattggTCAAGGGACTAttggatgatgatgataataaggatCTTTGAACCATCTTAAATTTGGCTCATTTCAGAGACTATCGTGTAGGACAAGCCTCACACTACACAATGCTAGTTCAGATTGGCGCAACTTGAACCAGACCACAACACAATAAATGACGAGTTTAGCGTCTATTATAGATATCAGGTGACATACAGTAACATTTGACTGATAAATGTTGTTTTTTAAAAAGAAAGTCttttttgtttgaattaaaatcTCAGCATAAATGTTAATGCTTGTtcttaatatatttttatcattatAATCATtgtcttcaaaattcaaactttatatattaatttctaaaattttagcTAAATTATAGCATACAATCTTcgtattctttttttttatcttaatttttttttatattaattaaaNNNNNNNNNNNNNNNNNNNNNNNNNNNNNTtaagaattttttaatttgtatcaaaAGGATCCAATTTTTAAGAGCACAATAGGAGTACAAAAATCGGatctatgtattttttatttttgtactcTCAGAAATTGAACCcttctatttttatattttaaatcaaTCAGTACCACGTTTTAAGATTAATACTTGAGTGATTCtgtaattctaaaaaaaaataccattttcaatccaatataaaaaataaaaagcctCTTATAATTTCGAGTAGAAACTAAAATCCGGACATAAATGTTAATCCTTATTGCTACTATATCTTTATTATTATAATCATTGTCTTCAAAGTTCAAACTGTAACTGCTACATCAGCTTCAGGATTTCAGCTAAATCATAGCATCCACCTCAGTCCTTATACTCTTTTCTCTCTCAatctcaaatcttttttttttccttccttaATGCTAGCTCTACTCCTAGTCCTATGTGAGTCAAccatttataataaaattatataatataataatataaaattgtgCTATATGGTATATTTTTTCATTACAGTTGATGATTTGATTCAGCTGGTGAAATCTCTAGGAGCTGATGAAGAATAGAACCAGAAACATGGACGATCTGTCTTCGTGCAACCTTCTTTGTGAGGAAGAAGAAACATTTTTGGAATTGGAAAGAGATGAAGAATACTCTGCCTTTCAATCAGGAATGGATCATCAAGGTGTTTCAGAGAATGAGGATTTGGGGGTTCTGCTTGAGAGAGAGATCCGTATTGGGTTCCGAAAAGATGAGACTTTTGTGTTTGAGGATTGGATGAAACGTTCCCGCACAGATGCAATCAATTGGATTCTCAAAGTTAGTGCAAAATATTCACACTTTCCTTGTAATTTTTTGCTTCAACTTTATTAATGAAAACTGCAatcagaaaattttgaattttttgggGCTTAATTTTGTATCTAATTTGCAATGGTAAATGAGTCCAGACAAGAGCAACATTGGGATTTCGCTTTCAAACGGCTTATTTGTCTGTCACATATTTCGATCGGTTCCTTTCCAAGCGGTCCATTGATGTAAGCTCAAATTTTGAAGgtgattaattttaaaagtttttaccTTTTTTGATTGAATTCTTCGTTTTTGTGCAGAGTGAAAAGGAGTGGGCAATCCGATTACTATCAATTGCATGCCTTTCTTTGGCTTCAAAGATGGAAGAATGCAGTGTGCCTGAGCTATCAGTGTTTCAGTCAAAAGATTACTGCTTTGAGAGCAAAGTGATTAGGAGAATGGAGATTTTGGTGCTAACCACATTGGATTGGAATATGAGCATTATAACCCCCTATGATTTCCTTCCTTATTTCATTACAAAGTTCTGCAATCAACCCCCACCAACTACCACTTTTTCCAAGACCATGCAACTCATCTTCACCACAATCAAAGGTGAATTTTTTCTGCATTGGAATGACCTTTTTCTTTTTACACTTAATTTCTGATTATTAATGCAAATGTATGTTGTGTTGCTTTCTGCAGAGGTGAGCATAATGGATCACAAACCATCTGTTGTTGCAGCTGCAGCTACTTTGGTGTCATTGGATCAGCAACTAACCATAGAAGCTGTAGAGTTGAAGATTAGTTCAATTCCTCAACATAGGTTTCTTGATCCTGTGAgttcctatttatttatttttcattagcACCAAGATCTTAGAAAAGATATATTACTAATTActgcaattttttttctttttttggtttttcCTTCACAGAAAGATGTATTTTCCTGCTACAATCTAATTCAAAGATTACAAGAGGAGAATAATACAAGAAGAGACAATAACGTTTTGCATACGCCTAGTCCTTCAACAATTGACATGATAGAGAGCTCTCTAATTACTTCTTCTGCTGCTGTCACAAAGAGGAGAAGACTCTCATTTAATGATGATCAAAGTTCTGAAGGGAAGGGACTTGACTAGGGAGAAAAAAGAATTCCAATATTTTcaattaattctttttttttctttttcctttttttttaaaaaaagaagtaTCAATAAACTTATGTGAAGGAAGAGTCCATCTTTTAGGGTCACTTTTCACTCTATAGTCTATAGTCTCATCCTGAGGCTGGCTTGAAATAGAGATGGAGAAAGGTATCGATTGTTACAGCTCTAGATATTATTTAGGATTTGATTTGATGTGTCCCTGATGAACCAGCTAGGAAAGAAGTAACAGAAGGGGTAAACACTAAACAGCAATAAAACAACCAGGTTTTGGGCTGCATGTTCAAGTGGTCAAGTCACCAAGTGGAAGATCTAGAATGCTCTTTTTAGTTTTTacctttatattaattttttatttctttcaattattcttattgtatagttatttttttttcttttaatgttggTCATTTTAACCTTGATATCCAATTCATAACGGATATTGTCATATGTCGCTTGCAACCTACTTTTTTGATGGATGCTTTAGCAATGTCTTCAAAAAAGGTGGAAAAAGGGAAAATAGAATTCGGTTGGTGTGATTGCGGGGATGGTTGGTGACTTTGTGTTGCATTTTGGCCATCACAAAAGTTTTTTCAAAGATGGATGTGATTAATATTTGTTTGACTGTTTCGGACTTGCTTTCAAGATATGGACCTACAGTATTTCATTGCTTGCAAAATTTATTGGCTTGGTTTTGTTTATGGGGTTGCTGTGTTTATTGCTTCTTGATTATGGATTGGAGAAATAGACTTCTCTACATTTGCCACATCCTTAGATGTTTactaggaagaagaaagaaaagtgaCATAAATCACAAatgtcttttttttcttttttccaatgAAAGTACTCGTTGACTAAGGCTGttatcggttcggtttggtttagTTTTGGACAAAAAACTAACCGAACTGATATGTTCGGTTCCTACAGACACACAACTATTCGATTTGTTGTTTTTACAAcaatcgaaccgaaccgaaccgaatcaatagcggtttggttcggtcggttttttcggtttttaatttttaatgagcaAAATATGAATCACAATAATTAGAGATTTAAAATAGTCAATAAACTGAAATAATAAGAGTAAAACATTGAAATGGTTAGGGGTTAGGAATTTTTGTTGTTAGGTTAAAGGTTAAAATGGTTAAAACATTGAAATGGATGCATATCTTCGATTTGGTTTCTATCGAGCCAAccaaaaaccgaaccgaaccgatcagTTTTgtcagaaaaaaacaaaaaaaaaaaccgatTTTTTCAGTTTTTAAATCGGTTATTGTAATTTTCGATTCGATTTGCACTAATTTTCGGTCCGGTTCGTTAACTTACGCCATGTTGACTTGAGAATTTAACTGAGGTTGTTAAAGAAGCCAGCGAATTAATtggttaaaaaaataataataaatgatcGAAAGTAGTTACGGATTGTGGTATTAATCTACGGATCTCTACCAAATCATGCGGTGAATGTGCTATATTCTGTTGCCTATAATTGTGCCTTTTCAGTTTCCATAGAACTTACCATACCGTACGTGTCTCTCTCGCTATTTTCCGATTTGACAAGTATGTGAGTAGTAAAGGACATTTGAATACGGAAATGTCATTAATTTTTTATGAGTGTTAGGGGGAGGCATTTTGTCAAACTTGGATATTGACACTTATTCACACCCCCATGAGATACGATGATGTGACCAATAATCTGAAGCCAGATATACAACTCCATCAGTTTTGATAATGTTGGTCAtatctcaaaaaataaaaattattattattatttatattctGCAAAATGCTACATAGTTTCTTTACGATGGAAAAGAATGAACGGTGAGATATTGAAGGGTCAACTAGAAGTCCGTGAGATGATTGGGATGAGTGGTCAGAGTGGTACTTGTGCTGTTCACAACTGCCTCTGAGTTTCCGCAAAACTTGCCTTGTCTTGTGATTTAGGACACATTGGCGTCTTGCTGCAGAGGCCTGCCAACAACAACTACTTACACTGTGTGGATGGAGGTTGATTTGAGATGACATACATGCTCTTCTGATCAATACAAACTGAAGTTTCTTTAACAAGCATAGTGCTCTTAAGTCACACTTGCAACCacgttattatatttttatattcacTTGAAATGAAATTCACCGTCAAGAAAACAAGCACCAATGCGGTGCGAAGTTTTCACTGCAGTGCCTATTATTCACCACAGAAGACATGTTTGGTGGTCAACTAAAGGAAGACATGTTTGCGAAGTACTTGGTTTCTTACTAGGGAAACTTCGGAAACCATGTTCATATTCTTCTAATGGTTTTCGTTCTTAGTAAATTTCCAAGTTGACGGGAAGGAACGCAGTGCTTCATTTGTATCTGAATAATTTTCACTGTTTAACCTGTCAAAAACACAGACAAGTCAAGGTTGTCCTTGTGGAACTCCATTCCCCCTCTTTTTAACAGCTTTATTCATTTggttattaatattaaaatttgagcAACTAACAGTGTAGATTGTGGAACCCCAGCAAATGAAAGGAGTTAGCACTCCAACTACTATTCGGAAAAAGCATGATTGGAAAAATAGGAGTTCCCTTGCAGCCACAACTACCAAAGTAACGCAACCAATTTTGCTTCCTTTGGAGCTTGAGAAGCTTATAATCTGCTTATACAATCTAAAACTTATATATAAATTGGTGTACTTTTATCCACTACTGCATAAAGGACGTTGCCCTTCCCCTCTACAACAACTGCAATTCACAATCATCCCTGCCTTACTgcagcatcaaaattaaattggaTCAAGCTGCTGGTGGAAATTTACTGATCAATAGACAGCAACAGCATACTgtgtttaaaaaaacaaaaaaagagctTAAATTCCAAGACGGGAATTTATGCATTTGTACTTATGTAGTAACTCTTCCCACTCGTGTTCCATAGCCACGTGCAAATGATAAAGCATTCTTCCTTCATGTAAAATCCGTTGAGCGTGGACATCATGTCCTTATAATAACGGAAAGGTGAACCATGTATGAGTTAAAATATCGTCAAAGCCTTCAATATGGGTACTCGATGCGGATCTAACCAGCATACTAGTGGTGACAGACACTTGAGTGGTATCCTACTCTGTATGACAGATATCCTGTAAATTCATAGTTTAAGCTGCCCTGCCCTCGGTTCATAGCCAGGCAATCTAAGTACATTTTTTCCACCATGGAAGGTGCCTCTCAATTCTCAAACCTCAAGAAATTCCCCAGATCAATTGCCAACTAGTAACTTATTAAATCCCATTCGATACAAGCTCAAGTCAACGATGAGTAAAAATACCACTCCTTTTCATCATTATATAAGAATAAATCAAttacatattatttttattttttagtttttatttttcattttagaaTCTCATAAGAGAGTTATCCACAATGTGGTTAGAGTAAGCTCACTTGGGATTATCTGACGCTTAGAAATCCAAACTAAATTCTCGGTTAAATACTTAAATCCCACCTGGATGATGAAACCTGCATTTGATCTTTCGATATCCATGATGATGATAATTTCAACTTTACACTATTTCCTTGAACCAGCCACAAAAAAGTCTGACGGCATTACCAGCAAAGAACATGAACAACAAGCCTTTGTAAGGAATTCATCTGTGATTACTTAATAAATAAAAGGAAACTGTAGGCGGGCTACAACAAATCataaagaataataaataaatccaATTAACAGAAATTACATCCTGTATAACACAAACTAACCTCATTGTATGAAATGTTTTTTATATAACTTTAAATAGTCACAACAAGCATCCAAAATGTATATTTTCTCTCCTCCAACTCCAGCAACAAGTAGCAAGTTTAGCCTCCTCTAATTTGTTAGCCCACCAGACTTCCCACAAAGAAGACTTGGTAAAATTGGTTTCTATTTAAAGAGGCAATATGCAAACAAGATCCTTGGTATACGTTTGAGAACACAGAATGAGGAAGAATGTACCTAATCTGTCTGCATCGACTTTAGGTAGATCCCACAGGTATCATTTTTAAAGCTGCTGCAATTGGCATTCCAAGGACTCCAAAGAAAACACTACCAAACCACTGCTTCAAGGTAAGTGGGGAGGTGTTTGCAAAGGTGCCCAAAAATTCGACAATTATGATTTGGAAGATGACAGTGCAAGTGAGGACCGCTACAAACACATAATTCTTCAATATACCTTCAAAAACATTAATCTTCTCCATATCTCTGGAACTGATCTCATTGAAAACCTAGCAGTAAATTGAAAAGCATAATCAGAGAGCATATTACAGGGATCATAGTCGGAGCATTTTTTACACAGGAAATTTCAGTGTGGATTACTACGTGCAATAAAGTCAGCAGACCATTAAAACCCGGCACtttttaaaattgtgaattattggCAAAGATAAATATTTCTGATATGTACTATACATAAAAAGTAGGAAAGAAAACGCAAAAATGGCACAGAATTCATCTTGCTTCACTTGTGTTTAATAAAGCAAATAGAAATTGCTGAAGCATCAGTAGTAATAGCCATTCAAAGAGAGAGGAAACTGCATGCCAAACCCTGCCCAGAATGTAATTGCACACAAAAGACAAACACTGAATTCTGTCGAATGCAGTAATGTCTTAAGTTTACCTGACAGAACACAAATGAGTTGAAAATGAGTGTATTCAATATCAATTCTGAATCTGGTCCATCAAGATGAAAAGCTGCTTTTCCTCTTGTCTGGAGGAACCAAAGTACAACAAACTGATATAGAGACTGCCCCAAGATATTCCTCCACATCACATTACTGATAAAGTTTCCTTTCCTACCGACAGGTGGTCTTTTCATCAAATCATCAGTAGGAGGTTCAGTGGCTAGAGCAAGTGCTCCAAGAGTGTCCATAATCATGTTGACCCATAGAAGTTGAACAGCAGTGAGGGGAGCATTTCCTGTGAGGGGAAAAAGTGAGACCATAGTTACATGGAATGCAATACGAACGGGTACGCAATATGCGGTACGCCGGTACGCCATATCTAAAATACTTTACGGGGAAAATATACATATGACATTCCGGTACGCAGATGAATTGGTATGCGGTATGCTACCTAATTGGTGTATTCATGTAACTATGAGTGAGACAAGTATACTAAGAAATTACTGCAAAAACATGGAGAACATTATCATTACCAGTCAAACAGGCAGACGAGAAGTTGACAATCAAAGCAACAATGTTTACAGTTAGCTGGAACTGCACAAATTTCTGTATGTTTATGTAGACAGATCGGCCCCATTTGGCCACAGTCACAATAGTTGAAAAATTATCATCCAGTATTATGACATCAGCGCTTTCTTTTGCCACCTGAAATTGGAAGAAAACAGCTTTATAACATATGATTTAGTATAAATAATACTAATGATGAAGTTCAAAATTGAGAAAATGAGTATTATTAATGAAGCATGGATCATCTGTTTGACCAAAGACTTTGACAATTGTTGCATAAACAAAATTATGCAGAATCATTTACCCATGCTATCATGACCACATAATTTCAGTAATCCATATTTGAAAGCTCTATCTAAATATAATCAAGTTTGATTTGGAAATAAAAAAGAGCAAAGCATAGCCACTTAATTCCTCATGAAAAGTAGGAATGCATATCCCAGACAGAATTTCAATAATGGTTTTCAAATCTCTATAAAAGAAGTTCTTGGCATACCTCAGTTCCAGAAATGCCCATTGCAAGCCCAATATCTGCTTCATGAAGTGCAGGCGCATCATTTGTACCATCACCGGTAACTGAAACAACCTCTTCAAATGTTGTCCTCAATTGTTTCACCAGGGTATGCTTATCCATGGGAGAAGATCGAGCCATCACCTGAAATATAGACATCTCACATGTTAGCCAAATTTCTTCTCAGTAAATGGCAACATGGTATACTAAAAAAACCACATAGGGGAGAAAATAGAGGGGAAAATGATTGAATCACatgattattatttattagtaTATACCTGAAGTTTTGGAATTATTTTAAGCAATTCTTCCTCACTCTTTTCACGGAACTCAGGGCCTTCAATTGCAATTCCATCCGTTAAAATTCCACATTCTCTAGCAATAGCCTTTGCAGTGTTTATGTTGTCTCCAGTAACCATCCTAACAGTAACACCAGCTGACCTACAAATGGCAACAGACTCTCGAACTCCAGGGCGAACAGGATCTTTAATACCCACAATTCCTATACATGTGTAACCTCGATTGGGGATAGGAGTCTCAACTGAAAAATGATCATCAATATCCACATATGCAAGGCAAAGGGTCCGGAGAGCTTCATCAGCAAATTTTTCGATCGTATCCTTCAAGTAATTGATAGAGTCTTCTTCAAGGGGAACAACCTCACCATTTGAGTTCACAACCTTTTCACATGCAGCTAGAATTATTTCAGAGGCACCTTTGCAATGTGTTCTGAAGCTACCTTCAGGAAGCTGTAGAACCACTCCCATGCGCTTCTTTAGAGAGTTAAATGGTTCAATTTTCACAAGTTTCCCTGCTTGTCGCTCCTTGTGGAAATCACCTCCAAGTGACAGCCCAAATTCCAAGAGTGCAGTCTCTGTCGGTGATCCCAGAATCTCAACCTTCTCATCCATGTTTTTTACAACTTCTCCCCCAGTGTTGTTAAATATTGATTGAAGTAAAATTGCCACAGCAGAATCAGGAATATCAGATGAGAAATCAGAAGGCACTTTAGAGCCCTTTACTTCTTTAATCTTCCCACATATGCAAGCTTTTACAACAGTCATATGGTTAGTAGTTAGTGTGCCAGTCTTGTCACTGCAGATAGTAGTGGCAGAGCCCATTGTCTCACAAGCAGCCAAATTACGAACAAGTGCCTTATCATTCATCATCTTTTTCATGGCAAAAGCAAGACTCAATGTAACAGCCAAAGGTAAACCCTCTGGGACAGCAACGACAACAATAGTAACTGCAATAGCAAAGAACTCCACAATTTTCATGGCATCATCACCAGACCATGTCCACTGGGATCCTTCTTGCAGCTTGCGGCTGAACAGTCCTTGGACCAACACAGAAAAAGTCACAACAGCAAAAAAAAGGCCAATTTTCCCAATAATAGTAGCTACACCATTGAGTTTAACCTGCAGTGGAGTTTCATCATCTCCCCCTTCACTTAGAGTAGCCATTAGTTTACCCCACTGGGTTCTCATTCCAACAGTTGTCACAAGCATCTTGCACGATCCATCCTGAACTTTGGTTCCTGAGAGAAGAAAAGGATTTAGGTTACTGACATTCACTGGTTCACTCTCTCCAGTCAAACTTGATTCATTTATTAACAGAGAGAAACCAGAGACAAAAAGCCCATCAGCAGGGACCTGGTCTCCAATATTAAGATGTACAATATCCCCAGGAAGTAAATCATATATTGAAAGCTTCTGTCTACAACCATTTCGGGTGACCTGCACCacaatttttttcttctctttatctaGATCCTTAAACTGCAAGGATTGTCTGTAATCACTAGTGGCAGTAACAAACACCACAAGCAATATGCTTGCAACAATACCAAGTCCATCATGTGCACCCTTGGGCCATCCTTCCATGACTATTCCAACCACCAAAGAGACCAAAGCACATACAGCAAGTATCATAAGAGTTGTATCTTGAAGGGCTTCCCATACATAAACCCAAAATCCCTGGGGTGGGCTTTCCGTGAATTTATTAATTCCATAAATATCTTTCCTCTTTTGCAGAATGTGCTCAGATGTTGATATGCCATCATTGACAGAGGTATCGAGTTtgttagcaattccttcaacccCACCATGAATTTTCAATTTCTTCACATCGCGTCCTTCTACAATTGATCCTAGCTCATCGGCGCAGATTTCAAAACCTGCAGCTTTAACTTCCTCTGGTACAGTGTACTCACTTGACAAACTTAAACCTGGAGGGGGGGAATAATTTCATATTAAGCAAACTGAAGCTTTTCGaacaatttgaaaagaaaaaaaatgcatgcAATCTAAATTTCATACCATGGATAAACTGAAGAGCAGCTTGCGATACCAACACTGCAACTCTGAATTTCTCCTACAATTTATAGTCGGGAAAGAGAAATGATGAGATTTTACGATTATTTTTACAATGTTTAAATGGTCAAATCTCTTTTCTCTACGTGCCATTTAACCTATATTATAGTAATAGCGAGAAACAACTTTCCAATTTAGTAATAGTGTAAAGCACGAACTTAAGAATACACTTAATAACACCATTCAATTAATGTTAGTATACTACATTTGACCCCCAATCCTAAAAATCCAGTCCTAACAAAACCAAACTCGATATAAACATGTTTGACACTTTGACAGCATCAGATAAACTATAAAGCATGTGGAGGAAAAGAAAAGGAACCGATACAAAATTGACAATGGATCGAGCCAAGCAAAGAATTCGTTATCCATATCCTATATTCGTTTCTTTGATTCTACCTCCCTTGTTTGCAAAAAAAAGTTAAAGGCAACAACATCTTAagaggttcttcttcttcattccaatCCCAATATCAGCTTTTAAAATGTTCAAGTGCCTTAAGTTGATCATACTCAAAGGGAGAATCACAACACAGCGACCACTGAATTTTAAGTTTTCTGGTTGAGATTAACCAATAACCATTTGTCTGCATCGGTGTAGAATTAGCGCCAATATAACTTAATAAGG includes:
- the LOC107606369 gene encoding cyclin-D5-1 isoform X2, with product MKNRTRNMDDLSSCNLLCEEEETFLELERDEEYSAFQSGMDHQGVSENEDLGVLLEREIRIGFRKDETFVFEDWMKRSRTDAINWILKSEKEWAIRLLSIACLSLASKMEECSVPELSVFQSKDYCFESKVIRRMEILVLTTLDWNMSIITPYDFLPYFITKFCNQPPPTTTFSKTMQLIFTTIKEVSIMDHKPSVVAAAATLVSLDQQLTIEAVELKISSIPQHRFLDPKDVFSCYNLIQRLQEENNTRRDNNVLHTPSPSTIDMIESSLITSSAAVTKRRRLSFNDDQSSEGKGLD
- the LOC107606368 gene encoding calcium-transporting ATPase 1, chloroplastic, with translation MENYLNENFGEVKAKNSSEEALQRWRKLCWLVKNRKRRFRFTANLSKRFEAEAIRRSNQEKFRVAVLVSQAALQFIHGLSLSSEYTVPEEVKAAGFEICADELGSIVEGRDVKKLKIHGGVEGIANKLDTSVNDGISTSEHILQKRKDIYGINKFTESPPQGFWVYVWEALQDTTLMILAVCALVSLVVGIVMEGWPKGAHDGLGIVASILLVVFVTATSDYRQSLQFKDLDKEKKKIVVQVTRNGCRQKLSIYDLLPGDIVHLNIGDQVPADGLFVSGFSLLINESSLTGESEPVNVSNLNPFLLSGTKVQDGSCKMLVTTVGMRTQWGKLMATLSEGGDDETPLQVKLNGVATIIGKIGLFFAVVTFSVLVQGLFSRKLQEGSQWTWSGDDAMKIVEFFAIAVTIVVVAVPEGLPLAVTLSLAFAMKKMMNDKALVRNLAACETMGSATTICSDKTGTLTTNHMTVVKACICGKIKEVKGSKVPSDFSSDIPDSAVAILLQSIFNNTGGEVVKNMDEKVEILGSPTETALLEFGLSLGGDFHKERQAGKLVKIEPFNSLKKRMGVVLQLPEGSFRTHCKGASEIILAACEKVVNSNGEVVPLEEDSINYLKDTIEKFADEALRTLCLAYVDIDDHFSVETPIPNRGYTCIGIVGIKDPVRPGVRESVAICRSAGVTVRMVTGDNINTAKAIARECGILTDGIAIEGPEFREKSEEELLKIIPKLQVMARSSPMDKHTLVKQLRTTFEEVVSVTGDGTNDAPALHEADIGLAMGISGTEVAKESADVIILDDNFSTIVTVAKWGRSVYINIQKFVQFQLTVNIVALIVNFSSACLTGNAPLTAVQLLWVNMIMDTLGALALATEPPTDDLMKRPPVGRKGNFISNVMWRNILGQSLYQFVVLWFLQTRGKAAFHLDGPDSELILNTLIFNSFVFCQVFNEISSRDMEKINVFEGILKNYVFVAVLTCTVIFQIIIVEFLGTFANTSPLTLKQWFGSVFFGVLGMPIAAALKMIPVGST
- the LOC107606369 gene encoding cyclin-D5-1 isoform X1; translation: MKNRTRNMDDLSSCNLLCEEEETFLELERDEEYSAFQSGMDHQGVSENEDLGVLLEREIRIGFRKDETFVFEDWMKRSRTDAINWILKTRATLGFRFQTAYLSVTYFDRFLSKRSIDSEKEWAIRLLSIACLSLASKMEECSVPELSVFQSKDYCFESKVIRRMEILVLTTLDWNMSIITPYDFLPYFITKFCNQPPPTTTFSKTMQLIFTTIKEVSIMDHKPSVVAAAATLVSLDQQLTIEAVELKISSIPQHRFLDPKDVFSCYNLIQRLQEENNTRRDNNVLHTPSPSTIDMIESSLITSSAAVTKRRRLSFNDDQSSEGKGLD